A window from Alloyangia pacifica encodes these proteins:
- a CDS encoding SDR family NAD(P)-dependent oxidoreductase yields MRLSFEGKVVAVTGAAQGIGAAIARRFADSGARVAGLDIDMDGMATLGAEGMSLHAADLGSRESAAAAIAEVLARHGRIDVLVTSAGGVRGQVGRPIEEIAEDDWYAIFRANVDAAMWCAQAVAPGMKARGSGRIVTISSGAGLRPSLTGIQAYASAKHALVGLTRQLALELGPQGITVNSVAPGFVLSNPSTEKQWEAFGPERQKAVLSGIHTRRLGRPEDIAGAVTFLASEAAEWISGQVLSVDGGHA; encoded by the coding sequence ATGCGTCTGAGTTTCGAGGGCAAGGTCGTGGCGGTCACCGGGGCGGCGCAGGGCATCGGGGCGGCCATCGCGCGGCGCTTCGCCGACTCGGGCGCACGGGTCGCGGGGCTCGACATCGATATGGACGGCATGGCGACGCTCGGCGCAGAGGGCATGAGCCTGCACGCCGCCGATCTCGGCAGCCGCGAGAGCGCCGCTGCCGCCATTGCTGAGGTTCTGGCGCGCCATGGCCGGATCGACGTTCTGGTCACCTCCGCTGGCGGGGTGCGCGGGCAGGTGGGCCGCCCGATCGAGGAGATCGCCGAGGACGACTGGTACGCCATCTTCCGCGCCAACGTCGATGCCGCCATGTGGTGCGCGCAGGCAGTGGCGCCGGGGATGAAGGCGCGCGGGAGCGGGCGGATCGTCACCATCTCGTCGGGCGCGGGGCTGCGGCCCAGCCTCACCGGCATTCAGGCCTATGCCTCAGCGAAACACGCGCTCGTCGGGCTGACGCGGCAGCTGGCGCTGGAGCTGGGGCCGCAGGGGATCACCGTCAACTCGGTGGCGCCGGGCTTCGTGCTGTCGAACCCCTCGACCGAGAAACAGTGGGAGGCCTTCGGCCCCGAGCGCCAGAAAGCCGTGCTGAGCGGCATTCACACGCGGCGGCTCGGTCGGCCCGAGGATATCGCCGGGGCGGTGACCTTCCTGGCCTCGGAGGCGGCGGAATGGATCAGCGGACAGGTGCTGTCTGTGGACGGAGGACATGCATGA
- a CDS encoding ketopantoate reductase family protein, whose amino-acid sequence MSARPILIWGAGAIGGILGAYLARAGRAVHMVDIVPEHVEAMRTSGLRIEGPVEEFTQVLPASTPEELTGIYDVVILAVKAHVTEAALEMLLPHLAPGGYVVSAQNGLNERVIAARVGAENTVGCFVNYGADWLEPGVVLFGNRAAVAVGELDGQVTDRAREVHALLSILEPEAVLTDNIWGYLWGKMGYGALLFCTALTPDSMSDAMARPEHRAVYAQLGREVMTLAAAEGVTPLGFNGFDPEAFRAGDRAAIDVSMDKLVAHNRKTAKTHSGIWRDLAVRKRRTEVDAQIGVMVGLGQTHGIEVPALARMVELIHDIEEGRRAQSADLVTEMLPLCV is encoded by the coding sequence ATGAGCGCGCGTCCGATCCTGATCTGGGGCGCGGGGGCGATCGGGGGCATCCTCGGTGCCTATCTCGCCCGCGCCGGGCGGGCGGTGCACATGGTCGACATCGTGCCCGAGCACGTCGAAGCCATGCGCACGTCCGGGCTGCGCATCGAAGGGCCGGTCGAAGAGTTCACCCAGGTGCTGCCCGCCAGCACCCCGGAAGAGCTGACCGGCATCTATGACGTCGTCATCCTCGCGGTGAAGGCGCATGTCACCGAGGCGGCGCTGGAAATGCTGCTGCCGCATCTGGCGCCGGGTGGCTACGTGGTCTCGGCGCAGAACGGGCTCAACGAGCGGGTCATCGCGGCGCGGGTCGGTGCGGAAAATACCGTCGGCTGTTTCGTCAACTACGGCGCCGACTGGCTGGAGCCGGGGGTTGTCCTCTTCGGCAACCGCGCCGCGGTGGCGGTGGGCGAGCTTGACGGGCAGGTCACCGACCGCGCGCGCGAGGTCCATGCGCTGCTGTCGATCCTCGAGCCCGAGGCGGTGCTGACCGACAACATCTGGGGCTATCTCTGGGGCAAGATGGGCTATGGTGCGCTGCTCTTCTGCACCGCGCTGACGCCCGACAGCATGTCCGACGCCATGGCCCGACCCGAGCATCGCGCGGTCTACGCGCAGCTCGGCCGCGAGGTGATGACGCTGGCCGCCGCCGAAGGGGTCACGCCGCTGGGTTTCAACGGCTTCGACCCCGAGGCCTTTCGTGCCGGGGACCGCGCGGCGATCGACGTCTCGATGGACAAGTTGGTCGCGCACAACCGAAAGACGGCGAAAACCCATTCCGGAATCTGGCGCGACCTCGCCGTGCGCAAGCGCCGCACCGAGGTGGACGCGCAGATCGGGGTGATGGTCGGGCTCGGCCAAACGCATGGCATCGAGGTGCCGGCGCTGGCGCGGATGGTCGAGCTGATCCATGACATCGAGGAAGGCCGGCGCGCGCAGTCCGCCGATCTGGTGACGGAGATGCTGCCGCTATGCGTCTGA
- a CDS encoding GntR family transcriptional regulator, giving the protein MSKKQAQLDQSLNRIAEAIDRESSVQVSVQLRGALEFGIASGELPAGARLPSVRVMAARLGISPVTVSTVYATLQEGGHLEGRVGSGTFVSAGAAVTCATQLRKLDELVAELIRVGKQCGFSADDLATRVSTAQSRKRRALRMMMLGNFHDATEAYAAALRPRLAEGDEIVPGVLSELRGAPPQDIDLVVAPRTLLGAARELFPGVAVYGLTLIPDEATRVSLASLPTEARVVGYSYFPEFVTIMKAGIRRFAPHVSDVSMAVRGEPGAEALIAEADVLVYATGTDYLRDNLRPGQTGFEYRHTPDNQSIRTELLPAIEDHRLRLTSKKED; this is encoded by the coding sequence ATGAGCAAGAAACAGGCCCAACTTGATCAATCCCTGAACCGCATCGCCGAGGCGATCGACCGCGAGTCGTCGGTACAGGTCTCTGTCCAGCTGCGTGGGGCGCTGGAATTCGGAATCGCCTCGGGCGAGCTTCCCGCCGGGGCGCGACTTCCCTCGGTGCGGGTGATGGCCGCGCGGCTCGGTATCTCGCCGGTCACCGTCAGCACGGTCTACGCGACGCTGCAGGAGGGTGGGCACTTGGAGGGACGGGTGGGCTCGGGCACCTTCGTGTCTGCCGGGGCGGCGGTCACCTGCGCCACGCAGCTGCGCAAGCTCGACGAGCTTGTCGCCGAGCTGATCCGGGTGGGCAAGCAATGCGGCTTCAGCGCCGACGACCTGGCTACGCGGGTCTCGACCGCGCAGTCCCGCAAGCGCCGGGCGCTGCGCATGATGATGCTCGGCAACTTCCACGATGCGACCGAGGCCTATGCCGCCGCGCTGCGCCCGCGCCTGGCGGAAGGCGACGAGATCGTGCCGGGCGTGCTCTCCGAACTTCGCGGGGCGCCGCCGCAGGATATCGATCTGGTGGTGGCCCCGCGCACCCTTCTCGGCGCGGCGCGCGAGCTGTTTCCCGGCGTCGCGGTCTACGGGCTGACGCTGATCCCGGACGAGGCGACGCGGGTGTCTCTGGCCTCGCTGCCCACGGAAGCGCGGGTGGTCGGCTATTCCTACTTCCCCGAGTTCGTCACTATCATGAAGGCGGGCATCCGGCGCTTTGCGCCGCATGTGTCGGACGTCTCGATGGCAGTGCGCGGCGAGCCGGGCGCCGAGGCGCTGATCGCCGAGGCCGATGTGCTCGTCTACGCCACCGGCACCGATTACCTGCGCGACAACCTGCGGCCGGGCCAAACCGGCTTTGAATATCGCCACACCCCCGACAACCAGTCGATCCGGACCGAGCTTCTGCCGGCCATTGAGGACCATCGCCTGCGACTGACCAGCAAGAAGGAAGACTGA
- a CDS encoding ABC transporter substrate-binding protein: protein MTRATLKSAVAALALLGTAPMVMADDLVIGLRAGPDSIDPHWSTLGSQAEALRHIYDTLVDVDDNLQLKPGLALSWEPVDDTTWDFKLREGVKFHDGSDFTAEDAKFSIERIPEVTGPMSMTLYTKYVDSVEVVDDYTLRVHTKGIAPALPNDFTRLFVVPSETGMEARNEEFNSGAKAIGTGPYTFVSWQPKGDLVLEKFDGYWADTPAWDKVIRKEIPDDAARVAALRSGEVDMINYVPASDYLAMKNDSGLETFISDSVYILNVQPSVVDEEPQPITLNGAPVDGNPLQDVRVRKALDLAINRDVLVNVVLEGLGTPANQLMPEGFFGYSDEIGAREYDIEQAKALLAEAGYPDGFEIDFTCTNNRVPGDAVVCEALAQMWSRLGLKVKAQALNGTVFFPAAARKEYTMAMSAWGTLTGEAAYTYGALTHTPDEEKGFGNFNRTGYSNPEFDKVFDEGAQTLDPEARRKLYEKASYIAMEDRALIPTVILQTVWAADASSLEFTPRVDQETRAYEIWPAK from the coding sequence ATGACACGAGCGACACTCAAGTCCGCCGTCGCGGCTTTGGCCCTGCTGGGCACGGCCCCGATGGTTATGGCCGATGATCTGGTGATCGGCCTGCGCGCCGGTCCCGATTCCATCGACCCGCATTGGTCCACCCTCGGCAGCCAGGCCGAGGCCCTGCGCCACATCTATGACACGCTCGTCGATGTGGATGACAACCTGCAGCTCAAGCCCGGCCTCGCCCTGTCCTGGGAACCCGTCGATGACACCACCTGGGACTTCAAGCTGCGCGAAGGCGTGAAATTCCACGACGGCAGCGACTTCACCGCCGAGGACGCGAAATTCTCGATCGAGCGAATCCCCGAGGTCACCGGCCCGATGTCGATGACGCTCTACACAAAGTATGTGGACAGCGTCGAAGTGGTCGACGACTACACGCTGCGCGTCCACACCAAGGGCATCGCCCCGGCCCTGCCGAACGACTTCACCCGCCTCTTCGTCGTTCCCTCCGAGACCGGCATGGAGGCGCGCAACGAAGAGTTCAACTCGGGCGCCAAGGCGATCGGCACCGGCCCTTACACCTTTGTCTCCTGGCAGCCCAAGGGCGATCTCGTGCTCGAGAAGTTCGACGGCTACTGGGCCGACACCCCGGCCTGGGACAAGGTCATTCGCAAGGAGATCCCGGACGATGCCGCCCGCGTCGCCGCGCTGCGCTCGGGCGAGGTCGACATGATCAACTACGTGCCCGCCTCCGACTACCTGGCGATGAAGAATGATTCCGGCCTCGAGACCTTCATCTCGGACTCGGTCTACATCCTCAACGTGCAGCCCTCGGTCGTTGACGAAGAGCCGCAGCCGATCACGCTCAACGGCGCGCCGGTCGACGGCAACCCGCTGCAGGATGTGCGCGTGCGCAAGGCGCTGGACCTCGCGATCAACCGCGACGTGCTGGTCAATGTCGTCCTCGAAGGCCTCGGCACCCCCGCCAACCAGCTTATGCCCGAGGGCTTCTTCGGCTATTCCGACGAGATCGGCGCGCGTGAATACGACATCGAGCAGGCCAAGGCGCTGCTGGCAGAAGCCGGCTATCCCGACGGGTTCGAGATCGACTTCACCTGCACCAACAACCGTGTCCCGGGTGACGCGGTGGTCTGCGAGGCGCTGGCCCAGATGTGGTCGCGGCTCGGGCTGAAGGTGAAGGCGCAGGCGCTCAACGGCACCGTCTTCTTCCCTGCCGCGGCGCGCAAGGAATACACCATGGCCATGTCCGCCTGGGGCACGTTGACCGGCGAGGCCGCCTACACCTACGGCGCCCTGACCCACACCCCGGACGAGGAGAAGGGCTTCGGCAACTTCAACCGCACCGGCTATTCGAACCCCGAGTTCGACAAGGTCTTCGACGAGGGCGCGCAGACGCTCGACCCGGAGGCACGCCGCAAGCTCTACGAGAAGGCGTCCTACATCGCGATGGAAGACCGGGCGCTGATCCCGACGGTCATCCTGCAGACGGTCTGGGCGGCGGATGCTTCCTCTCTGGAGTTCACGCCGCGCGTCGATCAGGAGACCCGCGCCTACGAAATCTGGCCGGCCAAGTGA
- a CDS encoding ABC transporter permease — protein sequence MLGYLARRLAQAVVVVFAMSIIVFVGVYAIGNPIDVLIDPGATQEIRAKLIAQYGLDQPLWRQYFTFLSNVAQGDLGTSMVYNIPVVDLVFSRLPATLELVFVSVCIATFIGIPAGLYAGYKPGSLGARAIMALSVLGFSVPTFWIGMLLIMAFAVNLGWLPSGGRGDVGSLFGIPTSLATADGWSHVIMPALNLSLFKMGLLIRLTRAGMVEAMQTDYVKFARAQGLPDRQIVFSHVLRNISIPIVTVFGLELGSTLAFAVVTESVFTWPGVGKLIIDSILQLDRPVMVTYLVLVVILFVLINLVVDLVYARLDPRVRLKGKA from the coding sequence ATGCTAGGATATCTCGCCAGGCGTCTCGCCCAGGCCGTGGTCGTGGTCTTCGCCATGTCGATCATCGTGTTCGTCGGCGTCTACGCCATCGGCAACCCGATCGACGTGCTGATCGACCCCGGCGCGACGCAGGAGATCCGCGCCAAGCTGATCGCCCAGTACGGGCTCGACCAGCCGCTCTGGCGGCAGTATTTCACCTTCCTTTCGAACGTCGCCCAGGGCGATCTCGGCACCTCGATGGTCTACAACATCCCGGTGGTCGATCTGGTCTTCTCGCGCCTGCCCGCGACGCTGGAGCTGGTCTTCGTCTCGGTCTGCATCGCGACCTTCATCGGCATCCCGGCGGGGCTCTACGCGGGTTACAAGCCCGGGAGCCTCGGAGCCCGCGCGATCATGGCGCTGTCGGTTCTGGGCTTTTCCGTGCCGACCTTCTGGATCGGCATGCTGCTGATCATGGCCTTCGCGGTAAATCTCGGCTGGCTGCCCTCTGGTGGACGCGGCGATGTCGGCAGCCTCTTCGGCATCCCCACCTCGCTGGCCACCGCCGACGGCTGGAGCCATGTCATCATGCCGGCGCTGAACCTGTCGCTCTTCAAGATGGGCCTGCTGATCCGCCTCACCCGCGCCGGCATGGTCGAGGCCATGCAGACCGACTACGTGAAATTCGCCCGGGCGCAGGGGCTGCCCGACCGGCAGATCGTCTTCAGCCACGTGCTGCGCAATATTTCCATCCCGATCGTCACGGTCTTCGGCCTCGAGCTCGGCTCGACCCTCGCCTTCGCCGTGGTCACCGAGAGCGTCTTTACCTGGCCCGGCGTCGGCAAGCTGATCATCGACTCGATCCTGCAGCTCGACCGGCCGGTAATGGTCACCTACCTGGTGCTGGTGGTGATCCTCTTCGTGCTGATCAACCTGGTGGTCGATCTCGTCTACGCCCGGCTCGACCCGCGCGTGCGCCTGAAGGGGAAAGCCTGA
- a CDS encoding polysaccharide deacetylase family protein, with protein MSEPHEWDEAQWRGLVGQVRAGRSLLPDRWPGGARCAVALSFDSDHETNELRDGGTSIARLGWGEYGARRGIPRIKQVLDRFDAKASFFVPAVAALLHPEEQRMLAQEGHEIGLHGWIHERNTQVPPEAERDLMLRSADTLEKITGTRPVGMRTPSWDYSQVTLKIARELGLLYDSSLFNDDDPFEILDAGEPTGIVELPVEWIRDDAVYFMMNRFGAQRPYTPPADVLDIFRREFDGARAEGGLFLLTMHPHITGYRSRIFILEELLEHITATGDCWIATHGEIARYCAEEAGLKGPK; from the coding sequence ATGAGCGAGCCGCACGAATGGGACGAGGCGCAGTGGCGCGGGCTGGTGGGGCAGGTGCGCGCCGGGCGCAGCCTGCTGCCGGACCGCTGGCCGGGCGGCGCGCGCTGCGCCGTGGCGCTCAGCTTCGACAGCGACCACGAGACCAATGAGCTGCGCGATGGCGGCACCTCGATCGCCCGTCTCGGCTGGGGTGAATACGGCGCGCGCCGCGGCATCCCGCGGATCAAGCAGGTGCTCGACCGCTTCGACGCGAAGGCAAGCTTCTTCGTTCCCGCCGTCGCGGCGCTTCTGCACCCCGAGGAACAGCGGATGCTGGCGCAGGAAGGCCACGAGATCGGCCTGCACGGCTGGATCCACGAGCGCAACACGCAGGTGCCGCCCGAGGCGGAGCGCGACCTGATGCTGCGCTCTGCTGACACGCTGGAGAAGATCACCGGAACGCGTCCGGTCGGGATGCGCACGCCGTCCTGGGACTACTCGCAGGTCACGCTGAAGATCGCGCGCGAGCTCGGGTTGCTCTATGACAGCTCGCTGTTCAATGACGACGACCCCTTCGAGATCCTCGATGCGGGCGAGCCGACGGGCATCGTCGAGCTGCCGGTGGAATGGATCCGCGACGACGCCGTCTATTTCATGATGAACCGCTTTGGTGCGCAGCGTCCCTACACGCCGCCGGCCGACGTGCTCGATATTTTCCGCCGCGAGTTCGACGGGGCGCGGGCCGAGGGCGGGCTGTTCCTGCTCACCATGCACCCCCATATCACCGGCTACCGCTCGCGCATCTTCATTCTTGAAGAGCTGCTCGAGCATATCACCGCGACCGGCGATTGCTGGATTGCCACCCATGGCGAGATCGCCCGCTACTGCGCCGAAGAGGCCGGGCTGAAAGGACCGAAATGA
- a CDS encoding NAD(P)-dependent oxidoreductase: MKVHILDDWYDNLRCLPSFSLLDGHEVTVWTDRAPDAAAQAARLKGAEAVVLFRDRTTINAELAEALDGVKLIAMRGQHGHVDTDALSRAGILFCSKMSKDGPSTSTAELTFGLIIAALRHLPEQIASALAGAWQGHAPLGRNVAGKRLGLYGYGGIAKVVAGYARAFGMDVQVWASEASRARAAVDGLIVPEDREAFFASSDVVSIHKRLLPETRGEVTEADLMVMRPDSVLVNTSRASVIAPGALLAALEAGRIGQAALDVFPAEPVTDPADPLLSHPRVIPTPHVGFVTSEELDKQFGEIFELIIAYAEGAPIEMINPEVWSPSQS, translated from the coding sequence TTGAAGGTTCACATACTCGACGATTGGTACGACAACCTGCGGTGCCTGCCGTCTTTTTCCCTGCTCGACGGCCATGAGGTCACCGTCTGGACCGACCGCGCCCCCGATGCCGCCGCCCAGGCCGCGCGGCTGAAGGGCGCCGAGGCGGTGGTGCTGTTCCGCGACCGGACCACGATCAACGCCGAGCTGGCCGAAGCGCTCGATGGGGTGAAGCTGATTGCCATGCGCGGCCAGCATGGCCATGTGGATACCGACGCGCTGAGCCGTGCCGGCATCCTCTTTTGCTCGAAGATGAGCAAGGACGGCCCCTCGACCTCGACCGCCGAGCTGACCTTCGGGCTGATCATCGCGGCGCTGCGCCACCTGCCCGAGCAGATCGCCTCGGCCCTCGCGGGGGCTTGGCAGGGCCACGCGCCGCTGGGGCGCAACGTGGCGGGCAAGAGGCTGGGACTCTACGGCTACGGCGGCATCGCCAAGGTGGTGGCGGGGTATGCGCGTGCCTTCGGAATGGACGTGCAGGTCTGGGCCTCGGAGGCGAGCCGTGCCCGCGCCGCTGTCGATGGTTTGATCGTTCCCGAGGACCGCGAGGCCTTTTTTGCAAGCTCGGACGTGGTGTCGATCCACAAGCGCCTGCTGCCCGAGACCCGGGGCGAGGTCACCGAGGCCGACCTGATGGTGATGCGGCCGGACTCGGTGCTGGTGAACACCTCGCGCGCCAGCGTCATTGCGCCGGGTGCCCTGCTGGCCGCGCTCGAGGCGGGCCGCATCGGGCAGGCCGCGCTCGATGTCTTCCCCGCAGAGCCCGTCACCGATCCCGCCGATCCGCTGCTCTCGCACCCCCGGGTGATCCCGACGCCGCACGTGGGTTTCGTGACCTCCGAGGAGCTCGACAAGCAATTCGGCGAGATTTTCGAGCTGATCATTGCCTACGCCGAGGGCGCACCGATCGAGATGATCAATCCCGAGGTCTGGTCGCCCAGCCAGAGTTGA
- a CDS encoding ABC transporter permease yields MSDTAPIAQASLPLPPAPDVETRAQRLRNFWADYRRSPVAVASLVVILLLAFVSFGAPLVSPQDPYDMAALDWMDAFLHPGETGSGGYTHLLGTDNAGRDMLSAIFYGLRTSFVIGLSAGALALFTGICVGLTAAYFGGRVESLLMRIVDLQLSMPAILLALVLVAMLGQGVGQIILALVVAQYAYFARTTHGAATVERSKDYIEAARSTPLPTRRVLFRHLLPNVMPPLIVVATVQVASAIALEATLSFLGVGLPLTEPSLGSLISNGFKYIHSDRYWLSIYPGIFLMITVVAINLVGDQVRSVLDPRGQR; encoded by the coding sequence ATGTCCGACACCGCTCCCATTGCGCAGGCCAGCCTGCCCCTGCCACCCGCACCCGATGTCGAAACCCGCGCGCAGCGGTTGCGCAATTTCTGGGCTGACTACCGCCGCTCGCCGGTGGCGGTGGCCTCGTTGGTGGTGATCCTGCTCTTGGCCTTCGTCTCCTTCGGCGCGCCGCTGGTCTCGCCGCAGGATCCCTATGACATGGCCGCGCTCGACTGGATGGATGCCTTCCTGCATCCGGGCGAGACCGGCTCGGGCGGCTACACCCATCTGCTCGGCACCGACAACGCCGGGCGTGACATGCTCTCGGCGATCTTCTACGGGCTGCGCACAAGCTTCGTCATCGGCCTCTCGGCGGGGGCGCTGGCGCTCTTCACCGGCATCTGCGTCGGGCTCACCGCGGCCTATTTCGGCGGCCGGGTTGAAAGCCTGCTGATGCGCATCGTCGATCTTCAGCTCTCGATGCCCGCGATCCTGCTGGCGCTGGTGCTGGTGGCCATGCTGGGCCAGGGCGTCGGGCAGATCATCCTCGCGCTGGTTGTCGCGCAATACGCCTATTTCGCCCGTACCACCCATGGCGCCGCCACGGTCGAGCGCAGCAAGGATTACATCGAGGCCGCGCGCTCGACGCCGCTGCCAACGCGCCGCGTGCTCTTTCGGCACCTGCTGCCCAACGTCATGCCGCCGCTGATCGTGGTCGCCACCGTGCAAGTCGCGAGCGCCATCGCGCTCGAGGCCACGCTCTCGTTCCTCGGGGTCGGCCTGCCGCTGACCGAGCCTTCGCTCGGCTCGCTGATCTCCAACGGCTTCAAGTACATCCACTCGGACCGCTACTGGCTGTCCATCTATCCGGGGATATTCCTGATGATCACCGTGGTTGCCATCAACCTCGTCGGGGACCAGGTGCGCAGCGTGCTCGACCCGCGAGGCCAGCGATGA
- a CDS encoding creatininase family protein, which yields MRISESNWFEIEKYLETDDRCVLPLGSTEQHAYLSLSVDSILSEKVAADAAEPLGVPVFPALAYGLTPYFMGFPGSVTLKLATYAAVVRDILDSLYATGFRRILIVNGHGGNSPVQPVTMEWMQANPGARCRFHDWWRAPKTWACVQEIDPVASHASWMENFPWTRLPGRALPDEQKPFVPFERLRDRDAAGVRALIGDGNYGGVYQKPDAETDRLWGVAVEETRALLDGDWA from the coding sequence GTGAGGATTTCGGAAAGCAACTGGTTCGAGATCGAGAAGTACCTCGAGACCGACGACCGCTGCGTGCTGCCGCTCGGCAGCACCGAGCAGCACGCCTACCTGAGCCTCTCGGTCGACTCGATTTTGTCGGAGAAAGTCGCCGCCGATGCCGCCGAGCCGCTCGGCGTGCCGGTCTTCCCGGCGCTGGCCTACGGGCTCACCCCCTACTTCATGGGCTTTCCCGGCAGCGTGACGCTGAAGCTCGCGACCTATGCCGCCGTGGTTCGGGACATCCTCGACAGTCTCTACGCCACCGGCTTCCGCCGCATCCTCATCGTCAACGGTCACGGCGGCAACAGCCCGGTGCAGCCGGTCACCATGGAGTGGATGCAGGCCAACCCGGGCGCCCGTTGCCGGTTTCACGACTGGTGGCGCGCGCCGAAGACCTGGGCCTGCGTGCAGGAGATCGACCCGGTGGCCAGCCACGCGAGCTGGATGGAGAACTTCCCCTGGACGCGGCTGCCGGGCCGCGCGCTGCCGGATGAGCAGAAGCCCTTCGTGCCCTTCGAGCGGCTGCGCGATCGCGACGCCGCCGGGGTGCGCGCGCTGATCGGCGATGGCAACTACGGCGGCGTCTACCAGAAGCCCGACGCCGAGACCGACCGGCTCTGGGGCGTGGCCGTGGAAGAGACCCGCGCACTGCTCGACGGGGACTGGGCATGA
- a CDS encoding isoaspartyl peptidase/L-asparaginase family protein: MTTYSLAIHGGAGTILKSQMSPEKEAAYEAGLARALEAGEAVLRSGGSAMDAVTAAVCAFEDEPLFNAGRGAVFTTEGVQEMDACVMDGRDRSAGAVAGICGPRNPVRAARAVMERTPHVLLIGPNALQVARDAGLPFEEPEYFFTQARWDALQETLEMRRNGEESDDPARRHGTVGAVARDRAGNLAAATSTGGMTAKLPGRVGDTPLPGAGTFAENATCAVSGTGHGEVFIRYTAGSEIAARMRFLGETLEDAASHVVMHDLHDHDGSGGVIAVSQDGSIAMPFNCEGMYRASVREGESPVLAIYRTP, encoded by the coding sequence ATGACCACCTATTCGCTTGCGATCCACGGCGGGGCCGGGACCATCCTCAAGTCTCAGATGTCCCCCGAAAAGGAAGCCGCCTACGAGGCCGGGCTGGCCCGCGCGCTCGAGGCGGGCGAGGCGGTGCTGCGGAGCGGCGGCAGCGCGATGGATGCGGTGACCGCCGCGGTCTGCGCGTTCGAAGATGAGCCGCTGTTCAACGCCGGGCGCGGCGCGGTCTTCACCACCGAAGGTGTGCAGGAGATGGACGCCTGCGTGATGGACGGGCGCGACCGCAGCGCCGGGGCCGTGGCCGGGATCTGCGGCCCGCGCAACCCGGTGCGCGCTGCCCGCGCGGTGATGGAGCGCACGCCGCATGTGCTGCTGATTGGGCCCAACGCGCTGCAGGTCGCGCGCGATGCCGGGCTGCCCTTCGAGGAGCCGGAGTACTTTTTCACTCAGGCCCGCTGGGACGCCCTGCAGGAGACGCTGGAGATGCGCCGCAACGGCGAGGAAAGCGACGATCCGGCCCGCCGCCACGGCACGGTCGGCGCGGTGGCGCGCGACCGCGCGGGCAACCTCGCGGCGGCCACCTCCACCGGGGGGATGACCGCCAAGCTGCCCGGCCGGGTCGGCGACACGCCGCTGCCGGGGGCGGGAACCTTCGCCGAGAATGCCACCTGCGCGGTCTCGGGCACGGGGCATGGAGAGGTTTTCATCCGCTACACGGCGGGCAGCGAGATCGCCGCGCGGATGAGGTTCCTGGGCGAGACGCTCGAGGACGCCGCCAGCCATGTGGTGATGCATGACCTGCATGACCACGATGGTTCGGGTGGGGTGATCGCCGTGTCGCAGGACGGCAGCATCGCGATGCCCTTCAACTGCGAAGGCATGTACCGCGCAAGCGTGCGCGAGGGAGAGTCGCCTGTGCTGGCAATCTACCGCACACCGTGA
- a CDS encoding sulfite exporter TauE/SafE family protein: MIPSLLLPDGMTEAVFALLIGTSFAASFITVAFGIGGGGVLLAVMASLVPPAALIPTHGVIQLGSNFGRAALTFRHIHWSVIPAFALGSLIGAAAGGVIAVTLPPSIMQIGIGAFVIYSVFAKPPKGLRDWPAIVGAVSSFLTMFFGATGLFVATFTKSQELPRHSYIATHATLMTVQHGIKTLTFGLLGFAFAQWGAFVVAMIAAGLLGTVSGKMVLNRMNDHRFRLALDTILILLALRLIYAGLRDLLG; encoded by the coding sequence ATGATCCCATCCCTGCTGCTGCCCGACGGCATGACCGAAGCGGTCTTTGCCCTGCTCATCGGCACGAGCTTCGCCGCCTCCTTCATCACCGTCGCCTTCGGCATCGGCGGCGGCGGTGTCCTCTTGGCGGTCATGGCGAGCCTGGTGCCCCCGGCGGCGCTGATCCCGACCCATGGCGTCATCCAGCTTGGCTCGAACTTCGGGCGCGCGGCGCTGACCTTCCGCCACATCCACTGGTCGGTGATCCCGGCCTTTGCACTCGGCTCGCTGATCGGCGCGGCGGCGGGCGGCGTCATCGCGGTGACCTTGCCGCCGTCGATCATGCAGATCGGTATCGGCGCCTTCGTGATCTACTCGGTCTTTGCCAAGCCGCCCAAGGGGCTGCGCGACTGGCCTGCCATCGTCGGCGCGGTGTCGAGCTTCCTGACCATGTTCTTCGGCGCAACCGGGCTCTTCGTTGCGACCTTCACCAAGTCGCAGGAGCTGCCCCGCCACTCCTATATCGCGACCCATGCGACGCTGATGACGGTGCAGCACGGGATCAAGACGCTGACCTTCGGCCTGCTCGGCTTCGCCTTCGCCCAATGGGGGGCGTTCGTCGTGGCGATGATCGCCGCCGGTCTGCTCGGAACGGTCTCGGGGAAGATGGTGCTCAACAGGATGAACGATCACCGCTTCCGTTTGGCGCTCGACACGATCCTGATCCTGCTGGCCCTGCGGCTCATCTATGCGGGTCTGCGGGATCTTCTGGGCTGA